In Thermococcus zilligii AN1, a genomic segment contains:
- a CDS encoding V4R domain-containing protein, with amino-acid sequence MRGLLSTGMERLDDVLGGGIREGLNVALIGSFDDDNLLLMHQMACNILRSGHHVLLAEFRQAPNVLKEWLSHYGIRYEDYIENGRLKILDGFTNLYSSQPVRGEGIIPNPRDLGITVGIIRDELASGNYEVLVIDDLTILYALQSDKDAYTRVIIRFVNSIKELGGQVFAGINSEVTEKEDLAKLLLPFEYVIEVANGQIKPLRSYYSPRIPAGRIPYRKTEKGLEDLRESYYSLQDLKNSLHLDEEGNLWRGSERVQIIGEESEASLVEFAYHYLGPEGGKKFLYLWGRYEFRGMGRAYKNMYDSLKTALEDLASSTEISGGGRLEIVKLEDDLIVLRGRNLFPRMREFKHPAHINYAGEIAQLLEEYTGEKWEGDETRCQAMGHSYCEFVFRKKVS; translated from the coding sequence GTGAGAGGGTTGCTGTCAACCGGCATGGAGAGGCTCGACGACGTCCTCGGGGGAGGGATCCGGGAGGGGCTCAACGTCGCTCTCATAGGTTCCTTTGATGATGATAACCTTCTCCTGATGCACCAGATGGCCTGCAACATACTCAGGAGCGGCCACCACGTTCTCCTTGCTGAGTTCCGGCAGGCTCCGAATGTCCTCAAGGAGTGGCTGTCCCATTACGGGATTAGATATGAGGACTACATTGAAAACGGCCGCCTGAAGATCCTGGATGGCTTTACAAACCTCTACTCCTCTCAGCCTGTGCGGGGAGAGGGTATAATACCCAACCCGCGCGACCTCGGGATAACCGTGGGGATAATCCGGGATGAGCTTGCCTCAGGCAACTACGAAGTTCTCGTCATCGATGACCTGACCATTCTCTACGCCCTCCAGTCCGACAAGGACGCGTATACCAGGGTGATAATAAGGTTCGTCAACTCAATAAAGGAACTCGGGGGCCAGGTTTTCGCGGGAATAAATTCCGAGGTTACCGAGAAGGAGGACCTCGCGAAGCTCCTCCTTCCCTTTGAGTACGTCATAGAGGTGGCAAACGGTCAGATAAAGCCCCTCAGGTCATACTACTCCCCCAGGATCCCGGCAGGGCGTATCCCTTACAGAAAGACAGAGAAGGGCCTGGAGGACCTCCGGGAGAGTTATTACTCCCTCCAGGATCTCAAGAACAGCCTGCATCTGGATGAAGAAGGCAACCTGTGGAGGGGAAGCGAGAGGGTTCAGATAATAGGCGAGGAGAGCGAAGCGTCCCTCGTTGAGTTCGCCTACCACTACCTTGGCCCGGAAGGGGGCAAAAAGTTCCTTTACCTCTGGGGGCGCTATGAGTTCCGCGGCATGGGGAGGGCTTATAAAAACATGTACGATTCCCTAAAGACTGCCCTTGAGGACCTCGCCTCTTCAACCGAAATTTCTGGAGGAGGCAGATTGGAGATAGTTAAGCTGGAAGATGACCTGATAGTTCTGAGGGGCAGGAACCTCTTTCCGCGCATGAGGGAGTTCAAGCACCCGGCGCACATAAACTACGCCGGTGAGATCGCCCAGCTTCTGGAGGAGTATACCGGGGAGAAATGGGAAGGGGATGAAACCCGCTGTCAGGCCATGGGTCACAGCTACTGCGAGTTCGTGTTCAGAAAGAAAGTTTCCTGA
- a CDS encoding bifunctional ADP-dependent NAD(P)H-hydrate dehydratase/NAD(P)H-hydrate epimerase: MRIDDVYIWDINAKWLGISPLQLMENAGSGVARAIEERFGRGLKIAVFSGTGNNGGDGFVAARHLSFENEVTLFFVGDEAKIRSEEAKRNWEILRGLEFMEIKVLEDSSHIRSLDLSGFDVIVDALLGAGTKGEPREPIRSAIEKINEYAGKAKIVSIDLPSGYPSKVRVKADFAVTFQWDKEEYEGFERVIVKIGYPRELYHLVGPGEAKFALRKKGQHKGQNGKLLVVGGSGDYFGAPYLASKAASYLVDLVYLAMPEYSARRINDPDLILRPVRGDNFTPEHVEGLIELAGKVDAVVIGPGLGLRGETKTFVREFIKRCEKPLVVDADGLKAVAEDLSVLRGKTFVLTPHAGEFRVLFGLSPEGSLREKAELAMEKAREIGGVILLKGPYDVISDGKTWKYNKTGNRGMTTGGTGDVLAGIVGALLALGNEPLRAASAGAFLNGLTGDMVKEELGENFTALEVAKKVPHAAKWVEEF; encoded by the coding sequence ATGCGCATCGATGATGTCTACATCTGGGACATCAACGCAAAATGGCTCGGGATTTCTCCGCTCCAGCTCATGGAAAACGCGGGCTCTGGGGTTGCGAGAGCTATTGAAGAGCGCTTTGGGAGGGGTCTCAAAATCGCGGTTTTCTCCGGCACCGGCAACAACGGCGGCGACGGCTTTGTTGCCGCGAGACACCTCAGCTTTGAGAATGAAGTCACGCTCTTTTTTGTTGGCGACGAAGCGAAGATAAGGAGCGAAGAAGCTAAGCGCAACTGGGAAATCCTGAGGGGTTTAGAGTTCATGGAAATTAAAGTTCTCGAGGACTCCTCGCACATAAGGTCCCTCGACCTCTCTGGCTTTGACGTCATCGTTGACGCGCTCCTCGGGGCAGGCACGAAGGGAGAACCGAGGGAACCGATACGTTCAGCAATTGAAAAGATCAACGAGTACGCGGGCAAAGCTAAGATCGTCAGCATAGACCTGCCGAGCGGCTATCCATCAAAAGTCCGCGTCAAAGCCGACTTCGCGGTGACTTTCCAGTGGGACAAGGAGGAATATGAGGGCTTCGAGAGGGTAATAGTAAAGATAGGCTATCCCAGGGAGCTCTACCACCTGGTCGGGCCGGGGGAGGCTAAGTTTGCACTGCGGAAGAAAGGCCAGCACAAGGGGCAGAACGGGAAGCTGCTTGTAGTTGGCGGAAGCGGGGACTACTTTGGGGCGCCCTACCTTGCCTCGAAGGCCGCTTCTTACCTCGTTGACCTCGTTTACCTCGCGATGCCCGAGTACTCAGCGAGAAGGATAAACGACCCCGACTTAATCCTCCGCCCGGTGAGGGGAGACAACTTCACCCCGGAGCACGTTGAGGGCCTGATTGAACTCGCAGGGAAAGTGGACGCCGTAGTCATTGGCCCCGGCCTCGGCCTCAGGGGGGAGACCAAAACCTTTGTGAGGGAGTTCATCAAGCGCTGTGAGAAACCGCTCGTCGTAGACGCCGATGGGCTAAAGGCTGTGGCTGAGGACTTAAGCGTTCTCAGGGGCAAGACATTCGTCCTGACCCCCCATGCCGGTGAGTTCAGGGTGTTATTTGGCCTGTCGCCGGAAGGTTCACTCAGGGAGAAAGCGGAGCTCGCGATGGAGAAAGCCAGGGAAATCGGAGGTGTGATACTCCTCAAAGGCCCCTACGATGTCATAAGCGACGGAAAAACCTGGAAGTACAACAAAACCGGAAACAGGGGAATGACCACGGGGGGGACGGGGGACGTTTTAGCTGGCATCGTGGGAGCTTTACTGGCCCTTGGAAACGAACCGCTGAGGGCCGCCTCTGCTGGAGCGTTCCTCAACGGCCTCACTGGCGACATGGTGAAGGAAGAACTTGGCGAGAACTTCACGGCTTTAGAGGTTGCCAAAAAAGTCCCCCACGCCGCCAAGTGGGTGGAGGAGTTCTGA
- a CDS encoding [protein ADP-ribosylglutamate] hydrolase — protein MLEIVMGDITRFPAEAIVNAANKYLERGGGVAYAIARAAAGSVQEYIRISREAMKEQLGKGSIEHGEVVVTPALRLGRFGIKYVIHTVGPYCGGVWNEEKKEKLRKAILGALKKADELGVRSVAFPAISAGIYGCPLEEVVKTFKETVREFEREAKSVERVYLVLYSEREGV, from the coding sequence ATGCTCGAGATAGTCATGGGCGACATAACGCGCTTCCCTGCAGAGGCCATAGTGAACGCGGCCAATAAGTACCTCGAACGCGGCGGTGGCGTCGCATACGCAATAGCCAGGGCCGCGGCCGGAAGCGTCCAGGAGTACATAAGGATAAGCAGGGAAGCCATGAAGGAACAGCTCGGGAAGGGCTCCATAGAGCACGGCGAGGTCGTAGTAACTCCCGCCTTAAGGCTGGGAAGGTTTGGAATCAAGTACGTTATCCACACCGTCGGCCCCTACTGCGGTGGGGTCTGGAACGAGGAGAAGAAGGAGAAGCTGAGAAAAGCGATCCTGGGGGCTCTAAAGAAGGCGGACGAGCTGGGAGTCAGGAGTGTAGCCTTCCCTGCTATAAGCGCCGGAATCTACGGCTGCCCGCTTGAGGAAGTCGTGAAGACATTTAAAGAAACGGTCAGGGAGTTTGAGAGGGAAGCGAAGAGCGTGGAGAGGGTTTACCTCGTGCTGTACTCAGAGAGAGAAGGTGTCTGA
- a CDS encoding SagB/ThcOx family dehydrogenase, with product MEVKLPGPRTQGKMSLEEAIHRRKSIRRYRAEPLTIEELSQLLWAAYGTNAWGKRTSPSAGARYPFEVYVVLGNVEGLRPGLYHYDGRNHTLRLIREGDMRKELASACLGQRHVEEAPINIVIVAHYERTTSRYGQRGIRYVHIDAGHMGQNIYLQATALGLGTVAVGAFRDEEVKGIIGVEGEPLYIFPVGRPAE from the coding sequence ATGGAGGTCAAACTGCCCGGGCCGAGGACTCAGGGTAAAATGAGCCTCGAGGAAGCAATACACAGGAGAAAGAGCATAAGGAGGTACAGGGCGGAACCGCTGACCATTGAAGAGCTTTCCCAGCTTCTATGGGCCGCTTACGGAACGAACGCCTGGGGTAAGAGGACATCCCCAAGTGCCGGGGCCAGGTACCCTTTCGAGGTCTACGTGGTGTTGGGCAATGTGGAAGGCCTCAGGCCAGGCCTCTACCACTACGATGGGAGGAATCACACCCTAAGGCTTATTCGCGAGGGAGACATGAGAAAGGAACTCGCAAGCGCATGCCTTGGACAGAGGCACGTTGAGGAAGCCCCCATCAACATCGTAATAGTGGCCCACTACGAAAGGACGACGAGCAGGTACGGGCAGAGGGGGATAAGGTACGTCCACATTGATGCGGGGCATATGGGGCAGAACATTTATCTCCAGGCGACGGCTTTAGGCCTTGGAACCGTTGCCGTTGGCGCTTTCAGGGACGAGGAGGTTAAGGGAATAATCGGCGTTGAAGGAGAGCCCCTCTACATCTTCCCCGTTGGAAGACCTGCAGAGTAA
- a CDS encoding iron-sulfur cluster assembly protein — protein MKIYSPDREWPPEYREVIEQLKTITDPVTGGDVLDSGVIAGLEVNGETLRIWLRFESHAEYNLIGESAIAYSKIIGDIMERFALVKFQNVYVYDLGNNIVGVFENKKYKPGI, from the coding sequence ATGAAGATCTACAGCCCGGACCGTGAGTGGCCCCCTGAATACAGGGAAGTGATAGAGCAGCTGAAGACCATAACCGACCCCGTCACTGGGGGAGACGTTCTCGACTCCGGTGTTATAGCTGGCCTCGAGGTGAACGGGGAGACCCTCAGGATATGGCTCCGCTTTGAGAGCCACGCGGAGTATAACCTGATCGGCGAGAGCGCGATTGCCTACTCGAAGATAATCGGCGACATAATGGAGCGCTTTGCCCTCGTGAAGTTCCAGAACGTTTACGTCTACGACCTGGGCAACAACATCGTGGGGGTCTTTGAGAACAAAAAGTATAAGCCAGGGATCTGA
- a CDS encoding Mrp/NBP35 family ATP-binding protein: MTIKAPTLNVGGLGADPLTERINEKQQKWKYKVAVLSGKGGVGKSTVAVNLAAALAKKGYYVGILDADIHGPNVAKMLGVERAEVLAERLEDGRFEMLPPMTDFMGQVTPIKVMSMGFLVPENQPIIWRGSLVTKAIKQLLGDVKWGELDFMIIDFPPGTGDEILTVTQSLQLDAAIIVTTPQEVALLDTGKALNMMKKMEVPYIAVVENMSYLICPHCGNEIDLFGRGGGKKLAEKEGVEFLGEIPMDLKARQASDAGIPIVLYGDTIAAKAFMKLAEKLVRKLEEMRGE; the protein is encoded by the coding sequence ATGACCATCAAAGCTCCAACCCTAAACGTCGGTGGTCTCGGAGCTGATCCGCTCACCGAGAGGATAAACGAAAAGCAGCAGAAATGGAAGTACAAGGTGGCGGTTTTAAGTGGCAAGGGGGGAGTGGGTAAAAGCACTGTTGCCGTGAACCTGGCAGCGGCACTGGCAAAGAAAGGCTACTACGTCGGAATCCTTGATGCCGACATACACGGGCCGAACGTGGCAAAGATGCTCGGCGTTGAAAGGGCCGAGGTTCTGGCCGAGAGGCTGGAAGACGGGAGGTTTGAGATGCTGCCCCCGATGACGGACTTCATGGGGCAGGTCACCCCGATAAAGGTCATGAGCATGGGCTTCCTCGTTCCGGAGAACCAGCCGATAATATGGCGTGGAAGCCTCGTCACGAAGGCCATAAAACAGCTCCTTGGAGACGTTAAGTGGGGCGAGCTGGACTTTATGATAATCGACTTCCCGCCCGGGACGGGCGACGAGATACTCACCGTCACCCAGAGCCTCCAGCTGGACGCGGCTATAATCGTCACCACCCCACAGGAGGTCGCCCTGCTCGACACTGGCAAGGCGCTCAACATGATGAAGAAGATGGAGGTTCCCTATATAGCAGTCGTCGAGAACATGAGCTATCTTATCTGTCCGCACTGCGGCAACGAGATAGACCTCTTCGGAAGGGGCGGGGGCAAAAAGCTCGCCGAAAAAGAGGGCGTTGAGTTCCTGGGCGAGATTCCGATGGACCTCAAGGCAAGACAGGCAAGCGACGCCGGAATCCCGATAGTCCTCTACGGGGACACGATAGCGGCGAAGGCCTTCATGAAGCTTGCAGAAAAGCTCGTGAGAAAGCTTGAAGAGATGAGAGGGGAGTAA
- the heR gene encoding heliorhodopsin HeR, producing METKKFENLKRLNLIAAVFHLVQGILILVLSSDFAVTITRNYLKFDQASRSLVTVTENLFDVRLAYLIALFPLLTAVAHFMVATVLYDRYVENLSRGINPYRWAEYSVTSSIMIVIIALLVGISDIGTLLLIFSINATMIFFGYLMELLNQYTEKVRWSPFIFGSFAGLIPWVVIFMVILRSSPPDFVIWIFISIAIFFNLFPVNMILQYKKIGKWADYLYGEKVYILLSLTSKSILVWQVYAGTLQP from the coding sequence ATGGAAACGAAAAAGTTTGAAAATTTAAAGAGGCTGAACCTTATTGCGGCGGTCTTTCACCTTGTTCAGGGAATACTGATACTCGTGTTGTCCAGCGATTTTGCCGTTACGATAACGAGGAACTATCTGAAGTTTGATCAGGCAAGCCGCAGTCTGGTGACGGTAACCGAGAACCTTTTTGATGTGCGGCTGGCATATCTGATAGCCCTGTTCCCGCTCCTCACTGCAGTTGCCCATTTTATGGTCGCCACAGTCCTCTATGATAGATACGTGGAGAACCTCTCCAGGGGCATAAACCCCTATCGCTGGGCTGAATACTCCGTGACTTCCTCCATAATGATTGTTATCATAGCTCTCCTCGTAGGCATCTCGGACATAGGCACGCTCCTGCTCATCTTCTCAATAAACGCCACCATGATATTCTTCGGATACCTTATGGAACTTCTGAACCAGTACACGGAAAAGGTGAGATGGAGCCCCTTCATATTCGGTTCTTTCGCCGGGTTGATCCCGTGGGTAGTCATCTTCATGGTAATACTTCGCTCCAGCCCGCCCGACTTTGTGATATGGATATTCATCAGCATAGCGATTTTCTTCAACCTCTTCCCCGTTAACATGATCCTGCAATACAAAAAGATAGGGAAATGGGCCGACTATTTATACGGAGAGAAGGTCTACATACTGCTGAGCCTCACTTCAAAGAGCATACTCGTCTGGCAGGTTTACGCGGGAACACTGCAACCCTGA
- the tfe gene encoding transcription factor E, which yields MTSRKSVRKELIELAREVGGEEAVEVVNALQKKKDVTDEELAELTGIRVNNVRKILYELYDVGVADFKRIRDKETGWYYYYWFLETKRLDEIIRNRKMKELEELRKMLEQETSGMYFWCGKPGHPRMTFDEAMEYQFQCPICGDIMLEYNNTAIVEDLKKRIEELEIELGIHKKPKSESKKGKKKSVEASSKEAGAVV from the coding sequence GTGACAAGTAGAAAGAGCGTGCGCAAGGAACTCATTGAGCTCGCAAGGGAAGTCGGGGGCGAGGAGGCCGTTGAGGTAGTTAATGCCCTCCAGAAAAAGAAGGATGTAACCGACGAGGAACTGGCAGAGCTGACCGGGATTAGGGTGAACAACGTTAGGAAGATCCTCTACGAGCTCTATGACGTCGGAGTGGCCGATTTTAAGCGCATCCGCGATAAGGAAACTGGGTGGTACTATTACTACTGGTTCCTTGAGACGAAGAGGCTTGACGAGATAATCAGAAACAGGAAGATGAAAGAGCTTGAAGAACTTAGAAAAATGCTCGAGCAGGAGACCAGTGGGATGTATTTCTGGTGCGGGAAACCCGGTCATCCGAGGATGACTTTTGATGAGGCAATGGAGTATCAGTTCCAGTGCCCGATCTGTGGGGACATCATGCTGGAATACAACAACACTGCCATAGTGGAGGACCTCAAAAAGCGTATTGAAGAGCTCGAAATAGAGCTGGGTATCCACAAAAAGCCGAAATCTGAGTCAAAGAAAGGCAAGAAAAAATCGGTTGAGGCCTCTTCAAAGGAGGCGGGTGCGGTAGTTTGA
- a CDS encoding CoA-binding protein: MDVKNFRRIALVGASPNPTKYGNIILRDLLKKGFEVLPVNPNYEEIEGVKCYRSVRELPGDVDVIVFVVPPKVGLEVAKEAVEAGFKKLWFQPGAESEEIREFLESAGVEYSFGKCIMVETSDKKLFLEV; this comes from the coding sequence ATGGACGTGAAAAACTTTAGAAGGATAGCGCTCGTTGGGGCAAGCCCGAACCCGACCAAGTACGGGAACATAATCCTCAGAGACCTCCTGAAGAAGGGCTTTGAAGTCCTCCCGGTCAATCCAAATTACGAGGAAATCGAAGGCGTAAAGTGCTACAGGAGCGTCAGGGAGCTTCCGGGGGACGTTGACGTCATAGTCTTCGTCGTCCCGCCAAAAGTCGGGCTTGAAGTTGCAAAAGAGGCCGTTGAGGCGGGCTTCAAAAAGCTCTGGTTCCAGCCAGGGGCTGAGAGCGAGGAAATAAGAGAGTTCCTCGAAAGTGCCGGTGTTGAATACAGCTTTGGGAAGTGCATAATGGTTGAAACAAGCGATAAGAAGCTGTTCCTGGAGGTGTAA
- a CDS encoding heavy-metal-associated domain-containing protein, protein MLMTKAVLKIPDMSCGHCVMRIENAIRSAGAEGKADLETKTAVVEFDPGKVSLEEIIKAIERYGYEVKPAEH, encoded by the coding sequence ATGCTGATGACGAAGGCGGTTTTGAAGATACCCGACATGAGCTGCGGACACTGCGTTATGAGGATTGAGAATGCCATAAGGAGTGCTGGCGCAGAGGGGAAGGCTGATTTAGAGACTAAAACGGCCGTGGTGGAGTTTGACCCCGGAAAGGTCAGCCTGGAGGAGATAATCAAAGCCATCGAAAGGTATGGCTACGAGGTGAAGCCGGCTGAACACTGA
- a CDS encoding peroxiredoxin: MVVIGEKFPEVEVKTTHGVIKLPDYFAKQGKWFVLFSHPADFTPVCTTEFYGMQKRIDQFRELGVEPIGLSLDQVFSHLKWMEWIKETLGEEITFPVIADERGDLADKLGMIPSGSTHTARAVFVVDDKGTIRAIVYYPAEVGRDWDEILRLVKALKVSTEKGVALPHKWPNNELIGDRAIVPPAASVEQIKKREEAKAKGEIECYDWWFCHRKLE; this comes from the coding sequence ATGGTCGTCATAGGAGAAAAGTTCCCGGAAGTTGAGGTCAAGACCACCCACGGGGTGATAAAGCTCCCGGACTACTTTGCCAAGCAGGGCAAGTGGTTCGTTCTCTTCAGCCACCCGGCTGACTTCACCCCGGTCTGCACGACGGAGTTCTACGGCATGCAGAAGAGGATCGACCAGTTCAGGGAGCTCGGCGTCGAGCCCATAGGGCTGAGCCTTGACCAGGTCTTCAGCCACCTCAAGTGGATGGAGTGGATAAAGGAGACCCTCGGCGAGGAGATAACCTTCCCGGTCATAGCCGATGAGCGCGGTGACCTCGCGGACAAGCTCGGCATGATACCGAGCGGTTCAACGCACACCGCCAGGGCCGTCTTCGTCGTTGACGACAAGGGCACCATAAGGGCCATCGTCTACTACCCGGCCGAGGTCGGCAGGGACTGGGACGAGATACTCCGCCTTGTGAAGGCCCTTAAGGTAAGCACTGAGAAGGGCGTTGCCCTGCCCCACAAGTGGCCCAACAACGAGCTCATCGGCGACAGGGCCATAGTCCCGCCCGCAGCCAGCGTCGAGCAGATCAAGAAGCGTGAGGAGGCCAAGGCGAAGGGCGAGATCGAGTGCTACGACTGGTGGTTCTGCCACAGGAAGCTCGAGTGA
- a CDS encoding aromatic ring-hydroxylating oxygenase subunit alpha has translation MWFAILSSKEVRKDRPVGVVRFGRNIVLWRDENGKVNAIEDSCVHRRARLSAGKVINGRLQCPFHGFEYDGDGRVKLIPALGRSYRVPERFSVKAYNVAEKAGMIWMWFGEGEPGGEPRFFEDIDKKFACAEIQETWNVPFPRAVENQLDVMHLPFVHRTTIGRGNRTLVNGPVVKWIDGDSFVFYVFNEVDRGQIAKKPGELEGLESRVYLEFIFPNVWQNHISEKVRVVAFFVPVTKEKTMIYLRFYIKATGIRPLDRLIAKLGMRFNKVVLHQDRRVVETQEWDIRKDSLVQGDLPIMEFRKRLYREKKLVEFLFG, from the coding sequence ATGTGGTTCGCGATACTCTCATCAAAAGAGGTCAGAAAGGACAGGCCCGTTGGCGTTGTGAGGTTTGGGAGGAACATAGTCCTGTGGAGGGATGAAAACGGAAAGGTAAACGCAATCGAGGACTCCTGCGTCCACAGGAGGGCCAGACTTTCCGCCGGCAAGGTCATAAACGGCAGACTCCAGTGCCCCTTCCATGGCTTTGAATACGATGGGGACGGCAGGGTAAAGCTTATTCCCGCCCTCGGGAGAAGCTACAGAGTCCCTGAGAGGTTTTCGGTTAAAGCCTATAACGTGGCTGAAAAAGCTGGCATGATATGGATGTGGTTCGGCGAGGGAGAACCGGGGGGTGAGCCAAGGTTCTTTGAGGACATAGACAAAAAGTTCGCCTGCGCGGAGATACAGGAAACCTGGAACGTCCCGTTTCCGAGGGCTGTGGAAAACCAGCTCGACGTCATGCACCTTCCCTTCGTCCACAGGACTACGATAGGCAGGGGAAACAGAACCCTCGTCAACGGTCCGGTGGTGAAGTGGATTGACGGAGACAGCTTCGTCTTTTACGTTTTCAACGAAGTCGACAGAGGACAGATCGCCAAAAAGCCCGGGGAGCTCGAGGGCCTCGAATCGAGGGTCTACCTTGAGTTTATATTCCCCAACGTGTGGCAAAACCACATCTCAGAAAAAGTGAGGGTTGTGGCGTTCTTCGTGCCCGTGACCAAGGAAAAAACAATGATTTACCTGCGGTTCTACATTAAGGCCACTGGGATAAGGCCTTTGGATCGGTTAATCGCAAAGCTTGGAATGCGGTTCAACAAGGTTGTTCTGCATCAGGACAGACGCGTCGTCGAGACGCAGGAGTGGGACATAAGGAAGGACAGCCTCGTCCAGGGCGATCTTCCAATCATGGAATTCCGCAAAAGACTTTACAGGGAGAAAAAACTCGTAGAATTTTTGTTCGGCTGA
- a CDS encoding TRASH domain-containing protein, protein MGVKIDELDLKLIYLLMEDSRLSISELAERLGVSRPTVRARLERLEKEGIIQGYTVKLNPELLRAHNVIALIVETDEPENMSKFEEIIEINRFTSRKYLIKIAVGGMEELKKVIEGAGFEVIEIMPILESVGRENPPKVKVTFKCDYCGKELVGEPLVYRYRNKVYFFCCPTCLREFRKTRESIEKFKPKEEENAHEGHH, encoded by the coding sequence ATGGGCGTGAAGATTGACGAACTTGACCTGAAGCTTATCTACCTTTTAATGGAGGACTCACGGCTCAGCATCTCGGAACTGGCTGAAAGGCTCGGGGTGAGCAGGCCTACCGTTCGGGCGAGGCTTGAGAGGCTGGAGAAAGAAGGAATAATCCAGGGCTACACCGTAAAGCTCAACCCGGAACTTCTAAGGGCGCACAACGTCATCGCGCTCATCGTGGAGACGGATGAGCCAGAGAATATGAGCAAGTTCGAGGAGATAATCGAGATAAACCGCTTCACGAGCAGGAAGTACCTCATAAAGATAGCCGTTGGGGGCATGGAGGAGCTCAAAAAGGTCATCGAGGGAGCCGGTTTCGAGGTCATCGAGATAATGCCCATTCTGGAGAGCGTGGGGAGGGAGAACCCGCCGAAGGTCAAGGTGACCTTCAAGTGCGACTACTGCGGGAAGGAGCTCGTTGGGGAACCCCTGGTGTACAGGTACCGCAACAAAGTGTATTTCTTCTGCTGTCCGACCTGCCTGAGGGAGTTCAGGAAGACGAGGGAAAGCATAGAAAAGTTCAAGCCAAAGGAAGAAGAAAACGCCCACGAAGGGCACCACTGA
- a CDS encoding DUF2110 family protein — protein sequence MVEVIVPEKIYGDRSGFLKLDKKLKALLGDLEVEWKLSATLKNWVKVSLFGEDEEVSANLVREEFGEIPYSLSSIKEGEVYAGRFIDLGKVGYGAYVDIGILRPGPKDALLPLYYLKSVFGEKPVRQMIREFGWVDNLPVKVRVSGVEFGAREVELTFEESWLERFRGWLEDGHDKIFVVGTVSENVEKALVETGHGRDVKRLEELGLMETLLILKKGTQAPGIIKEIGPHLKGATFGAIKF from the coding sequence ATGGTTGAGGTTATCGTTCCGGAGAAGATTTATGGAGATAGGAGCGGTTTTTTGAAGCTTGACAAAAAACTCAAGGCACTGCTGGGAGATCTGGAAGTTGAGTGGAAGCTGTCAGCAACCCTGAAGAACTGGGTCAAGGTTTCTCTCTTCGGGGAAGACGAGGAGGTAAGCGCAAACCTGGTTAGGGAAGAATTCGGTGAGATCCCTTACTCCCTTAGCTCCATTAAAGAGGGAGAAGTTTACGCTGGCCGCTTTATTGATCTGGGTAAAGTAGGCTACGGTGCCTACGTTGACATCGGAATCCTCAGGCCCGGGCCCAAGGATGCCCTCCTTCCCCTCTACTACCTCAAGAGCGTCTTTGGTGAGAAGCCGGTTAGGCAGATGATAAGGGAGTTTGGATGGGTTGACAACCTTCCCGTCAAGGTTAGAGTCTCTGGAGTGGAGTTCGGAGCAAGAGAAGTTGAGCTGACATTTGAGGAGAGCTGGCTGGAGCGTTTTAGAGGGTGGCTGGAAGACGGGCACGACAAGATATTCGTGGTGGGAACGGTAAGCGAGAACGTCGAGAAAGCCCTCGTGGAGACGGGCCACGGGCGGGACGTTAAGAGACTTGAAGAACTGGGCCTTATGGAGACCCTGCTTATCCTTAAAAAGGGTACGCAGGCCCCGGGAATAATCAAGGAGATAGGGCCGCATCTTAAGGGCGCGACGTTTGGGGCAATAAAGTTCTAG
- a CDS encoding ferritin translates to MLSEKMLKALNEQLNKELFSAYFYFGLAAYFRDKSLEGFASWMEAQAEEELGHALRIYDYIFDRGGKVELERIEKPKQTFESPLKAFEAVYLHEVGVTQSIFKLVDLAREENDHATHNFLQWFVKEQVEEEASTKAILDKLKIIGDSPQGTFILDRELKARSAQLRALLNQKE, encoded by the coding sequence ATGCTGAGTGAGAAAATGCTGAAGGCCCTGAATGAACAGCTCAACAAGGAGCTCTTCTCGGCCTACTTCTACTTTGGCTTGGCCGCCTACTTCAGGGACAAAAGCCTCGAGGGTTTCGCCAGCTGGATGGAGGCACAAGCGGAAGAAGAACTCGGCCACGCGCTTAGAATATACGACTACATCTTCGACCGCGGCGGTAAGGTCGAACTCGAGAGGATAGAGAAGCCAAAGCAGACCTTTGAAAGCCCGCTCAAGGCCTTCGAGGCGGTCTACCTCCACGAGGTCGGCGTTACCCAATCGATATTCAAGCTCGTTGACCTCGCAAGGGAGGAGAACGACCACGCGACCCACAACTTCCTCCAGTGGTTCGTGAAAGAGCAGGTCGAGGAGGAGGCAAGCACCAAAGCCATCCTCGACAAGCTCAAAATAATCGGCGACAGTCCCCAGGGAACCTTCATACTCGACAGAGAACTAAAAGCCAGAAGCGCACAGCTCAGGGCTCTGCTGAACCAGAAAGAATGA